The Zygotorulaspora mrakii chromosome 4, complete sequence nucleotide sequence GGGCCAAGTTTTTCCAGAACAGACAATGGTTGGTGTACCCACCACCGTGGAACTTCAAGTTTTGCTGCACACCAACGATTTTTTTCGCAATCGTCGGCGAGGGATCGGACTTCAACTGGCAGTTCAGGTCTTCCAGTTGCTCAACTGCGGTGTTGAACCCGTTCACATACGTTTGGTGGTGCTTGGTATAATGCAACTCGTTGATCTGACCGGAGATATTTGGCTCCAACGCATCGAAATCCCAGTCCAGCTTTGGCAAGCTCACCTTGGTTCTCTTGGCGACAAACACCGAGCTGGTTTTGCCAACATTCTTAATTGCACTTCTAGCCAACATCCCTGATTTTTGACTCTTGGCTCTTGTCTTCTTGCTATTTCGCTCGCCACTCCTTGAACCAAGCACAGCAACTACGTCTGagtaatttttcacctcAACGATCCCTTTTATATATGTATTCTTCTTTATACTATCTATCCCCTAGCGAAAAACGCAAATTTTTTCGGAAATCAGGTCGGCCATTAAAGTACAAGAGACAAACTGGAGCTCCAAGGGGACACGCAACTCAAGCAATGCACAACGAACGTTTGGTCTGCTAACTACCGCAGACACTTGCAAACGACAACCGCATCCACCGGTAAAGAGACCACAGTTTATTTGATTCTTATCTTCTTAGTTCATGATAGACAAATTATCGATCTGCCTGTGCTGCCAAAAGACTCTTCCCTTTCTTTTGTCCGGAAACTCTTTTATCCGGACACTTGTGCGTTTTGTCCGGACCTTTTTATTCTGTCCGGCATTGTGTCCGGCTACCGGGGAGTGTCCGGTATTGAGCGACCCCGGTAGCCGGACAATGATTTTGGCACCTGAAGCTTGTTACCCGGGGTAACGAAATAATGCCGAAATTTCTCGGAGGCATTACTATGGCCCTGCCGCGTACCAGCAGGAGGgatcaattgatcaatCAATGATTCAATGCTTGGTGGGGGTCGTAGCAAGGCTACAAGGAGGAGAGTAGGCACGTTATTTGCACGGGAAGTATAGTGTAGCCACCAGCAGCTCGTTCGGCTCACGCACTGTAAGTTTGAATAGTGTTAAGTGACCTTTCATAGTGGAAGCTGTGAGTTGCATAGGTGGGCGTGTTGCAGTTTGTAATGGCATATGTCGTCCAAGAATCTTACTCGCAAACGGTCGCCACATGATTTTGTGTTCAAGCAGGAACTGGGTCATGGATCGTATTCAACTGTGTACAAGGTTTTCGATAAACACAGTGTGAACCATGTTTACGCTATCAAGGTGTGCTCAAAAGCGCACATCATCAAGGAAAATAAAGTCAAGTACGTTACGATAGAGAAGAACACTCTGAATTTGCTGGCCAGGGCGTGCCATCCCGGAATTGTGAGGCTGTATTACACGTTTCATGACGAAGAAAACCTGTACTTTGTGCTAGATTATGCGTCTGGGGGTGAGTTACTCCAGTTGTTGCATAAAATGGGCAGGTTCAGCGAGTCGTGGTCGTTGCATTTTAGCTGTCAATTGATTGATACTATAGAGTTTATCCATTCGAAGGGTATTATCCACAGAGATCTCAAGCCTGAAAATGTACTGCTCAATAGGTTTGGGAGGTTAATGATTACAGATTTTGGTACTGCAGCAACTCCGTTgaatcaacaaaaacaagaagatGATCAAAACGAAAGCCCGAGATGCTCCTCTTTCGTAGGTACAGCGGAATACGTTTCTCCTGAGCTTTTGCTATCCAATCAATGTGATTTTGCTTCAGATATATGGGCCTTGGGCTGTATAATATTTCAGTTCATCATGGGAGTGCCTCCGTTtagaggaaaaaatgaactaCAAACGTTCGAAAAAATTGCTAGCTTGGACTATTTATGGAATAATCAGCACTactcttcaaataaaataGACCCAGTGATCATAAAGCTcgttcaaaaaattttggtatTGAACCCACAGGAGAGATTAACGCTAACtaacatgaaaaaagatgaatgGTTCGATAAGGTTGACTGGAACAATAAAGATCACATTTGGAGAGGCATTTGGCAAGTTTCAGAACCGGCATATGGATCCAGCAATGGGGTCGGTAACGGTATCAACAATGGTATAAGCAGCGGTTCGACTAATGGCTCAACAGGTGGGTTCCCGCCAAGACAGAACCTGATTTCTAATAAACCGCTTCATGTTATTGATACGCCAATTAGGAGTATACCAATAacaaagcagaaaaagaaaaagccAACAAAAGTATCAAACACAACTAGTAGCATAGTAGAAtggaggaaaaaattgggAATTTCATTGCAACAAGCTCAAGTGCCATCGTCTGTTCCCATTAATAACTCAAAATTAGTTGTACCGTCTCCTCCACTGGTACCACAACCGACCTCGACCTATCTGCGGCCAGCTGTATCACCTCGACTAATGCCATCATCTACTACCCCATCCCCCTCTGTGAAACGATCAACATCTCAGCCATCACTCTCAAAGGCAGCTCCTTCCCACGACGATTTATATCGACCGGCATCATCCCCCGATGATCCAAACATTACTGATCATAATAGCAACAGTCataacaataatatcaCTGTTAATACCACCACCAACAATAATTATAATGATATTCACAGACCGAAAACTATGGTGTTAAAGCAAGATTATGTTAATATTTTTGAGATTCCATTCAAGCCTGATGGTCCTCCAATGTCATTAGAGAGTTATagcaaaatcaacaatGATATTATAACCGAATTAGTTTCGAAATTTAGGCCTGAATTAAAGTCATTCTCAAAATCACCAGTATTATCAACGCTTTTTAAAGATGGAACATTATCGtacaaaaatgatggatTCTCGAAGCATATGGTAAACGTTGGGGATCCAGATTTATCAATgtatgattttgaattttatgaacaaaaaaatgacggCTTCttaattttggaaaaatataaatacaAAATATGGTTCATTTCGTTACCAACAATACCGGTGACCAATGGATTAGGTCCAATTGTAAATTCGGATGAAAACTGGGTAGATTGTTTCTTCAGGGCTAGACAAATAATGGATGAACATAAAACAGTGATAAACAAACTTAAGAATGTTCATTTAGATGAACCATTTATGGCACTTCCATCTCCAATTGAAAGTCGCCCTTCAAGTTCCAATGTAAACGACAGCATCAAGGAAAGTGCagcaatttcaagaaagacACAAATTTCCGACAAAAGTGTAAATACCAAAACTAGTACTTTTACAGAATCAACTTCACAAGTAGTAAGGAACGTTTCATCACCGCCATCTTTTGGCAATGGTGTAAAGCGTAAtggacaaaaaaattcacctTTAACGTTGCAACCTCCTTTATCGTCGCCTGCAATGGTcaatcaatcaaaaaaaatgggttACAGGTCGCCGTCTTCACCAATATACGTTAGATCACCAACGCTGAGTCCACAATCACAATCGATGAAAAAGTATGCAGTGCCAAATAATATGGTTATTAGTAGTAGTCGTTATGAGGTTTTGAACGCATTAAAGCAAAACTCGGGCACTAATGTCGCTAGCAGTGGAGCATCAGCAGCATTTaaaaatttacaaaaaaagaaaatgaatcagCATAAATAAATTGAGGTGGAATTGTATTTCCGTGTATTTCGAGCtacatatttttttatatatattttgtCATATTTTGTCATATTTTGTCATTTTAATCTGTTATGTCAGGTTGGAAGCATAAATGGGTAAAGGTGGTGGTGGTTTAAATTGTTAATTAAACGATTGAATAATATATTTATTCAAGAATACTTGCATCAAAATACAAGCTTGGATCCAAAGCAGAAATATCAGCAGATTTTGTT carries:
- the PKH3 gene encoding protein kinase PKH3 (similar to Saccharomyces cerevisiae PKH3 (YDR466W); ancestral locus Anc_5.591), which encodes MSSKNLTRKRSPHDFVFKQELGHGSYSTVYKVFDKHSVNHVYAIKVCSKAHIIKENKVKYVTIEKNTLNLLARACHPGIVRLYYTFHDEENLYFVLDYASGGELLQLLHKMGRFSESWSLHFSCQLIDTIEFIHSKGIIHRDLKPENVLLNRFGRLMITDFGTAATPLNQQKQEDDQNESPRCSSFVGTAEYVSPELLLSNQCDFASDIWALGCIIFQFIMGVPPFRGKNELQTFEKIASLDYLWNNQHYSSNKIDPVIIKLVQKILVLNPQERLTLTNMKKDEWFDKVDWNNKDHIWRGIWQVSEPAYGSSNGVGNGINNGISSGSTNGSTGGFPPRQNLISNKPLHVIDTPIRSIPITKQKKKKPTKVSNTTSSIVEWRKKLGISLQQAQVPSSVPINNSKLVVPSPPLVPQPTSTYLRPAVSPRLMPSSTTPSPSVKRSTSQPSLSKAAPSHDDLYRPASSPDDPNITDHNSNSHNNNITVNTTTNNNYNDIHRPKTMVLKQDYVNIFEIPFKPDGPPMSLESYSKINNDIITELVSKFRPELKSFSKSPVLSTLFKDGTLSYKNDGFSKHMVNVGDPDLSMYDFEFYEQKNDGFLILEKYKYKIWFISLPTIPVTNGLGPIVNSDENWVDCFFRARQIMDEHKTVINKLKNVHLDEPFMALPSPIESRPSSSNVNDSIKESAAISRKTQISDKSVNTKTSTFTESTSQVVRNVSSPPSFGNGVKRNGQKNSPLTLQPPLSSPAMVNQSKKMGYRSPSSPIYVRSPTLSPQSQSMKKYAVPNNMVISSSRYEVLNALKQNSGTNVASSGASAAFKNLQKKKMNQHK